CTGATCGCGCTCAGCCTGGTCAGCCAGCAGGACATCGCGCAGCGCCTCGGCCTCGGGGTCACCGACCTCACCTGCCTCGGCCACATCCTCGGCGCGGGCGAGCAGCCCATCACCGCCGGAGAACTCGCCGAACGCGCCGACCTGACCACCGGCGCCGTCACCGGCGTGCTCAACCGCCTCGAACGCGCCGGATACGCCCGCCGGGCCGCCGACCCGGCCGACCGACGCCGCGTCAGAATCGTCGCCGACGAGTCGGCCGCCGCCCGGCTGTACGCGGTCTACGAGCCGTTCTACCTCCGCATGAACGAACTCTTCGCCGACTACACCCCCGACGAAGTAGCCGTCCTGGCCGACTGGTTCACCCGCGCCACCGCCCTGATGGGCACCCGCCTCGACGAGATCCGCGCGGCCAACGAAGCGAACTGACCCCGGCCCTCCCGGCCCTCCAGGCGTTCGGGCGTCAACCCCGCTTCCGCTGCTTGCGATTGGGGCGCCGGGTGCGGACCAGGGTGTCGAGCGCGCCCAGGGCAGCCCGGATGTGCGCCGGGCCGCGCCGCAACCGCTCCCCGGCGCACCACCAGGAGAGTTGTCCGTCCGCATCGCGCGGATGCATGCCCAGGTCGTGCTCGGCGCACAGCGGCCACGCCTGCCGCAGTCGCTCGGTGACGGTCTCCTGCGCGGCATCGGCGATGATCGCCAGCGCGTGGGCCGGGTCATCGGCCGACTCCGGATACAGGTCGTTGCTGTGCCACTCGCCGTTGGCCAGAGCGACGTGGACGCTGGCCGGTTCGTCGGGACCGGAGGGCGGGAGAGCCAGCAACTGCAAGGGCCCCTGCGCGGGCAGCGTCACCGCCAGATCCCGGTTGAGGAGGGCGAGGGCTTCGTCCCAGAGGGGGTACTCGCCCGGCAGGACGCGACGAGGCTCGGGACGGTCGAAGTGGGCCGGCATGGGGCCATCTTCCCTGGCGGAGTGGGCAGCCCTGAAGGGGCTGGTCGGTAAGGCGTTTGACGGTCATCGGCGGCCGGTGGTCGGATGGCGGCCATGAGTGCAGGGCAGATGCATCCCGATATGCACCCCATCGACGACGGCCTGGTGCGGCGGTTGGTCGCGGGGCAGTTCCCGCAGTGGGCGGGGCTTGCCGTGGAGCGGTGGCCGTCCGGCGGCACGGTCAACGCCATGTACCGGCTGGGCGAGGAGCTGGTGGTCAGGCTGCCGTTGGTGCGGGGCGGGGCCGGGGACGTGTCGATGGAGCAGGCGTGGCTGCCCCGGCTCGGGGCCCAACTGCCCACCGGTATCCCCGAGGTGCTCGGGGTCGGGGTGCCGGCCGAGCGGTATCCGTGGCCGTGGTCGGTGTACCGATGGCTGACGGGGGAGCACCCCGAAGCGGGTGCGCTGAGCCAACCCGTGCTACTGGCCGAGGACTTGGCCGCATTCGTGGCGGCGATGCGGAGCATCACGCTGCCGGGCGCGCCGAAGGCGCACCGGGGCGGGCCGCTCGCCTCGCTCGATGCGGAGACCCGGGCGGCGATCGACGAGTTGCGGGGGATTCCGGAGGAGGACGTCGACTGCGATGCCGTGGCCGCCGTGTGGGAGGAGGCGCTGTCGGCTCCTGGCTGGGGCGGGCCGCCGGTCTGGCTGCACGCCGATCTGATGCCGGGCAACCTGCTGGTCGACGGTGGCAGGCTGGCCTCGGTGATCGACTTCGGGTGCGCGGGAGTGGGGGACCCGGCCTGCGACCTCTTCCCGGCGTGGAACCTGCTGCCGCCCGATGCGTGCGAGGTCTTCCGCGAGGCCCTCGGCGTGGACGACGCGACCTGGATCCGTGGTCGGGGCCGGACCCTCTCACAGGCGGTGATCGCGTTGCCGTACTACCGGACGACGAACCCCGCGATGGCGCGCAACGCCCGGCACGTGATCCGGGCGGTGCTGGACGAAGGCTGATGCGCGGCTCCCTGTGGATCCTGGCGGGTCGTCAGATGTTTCCGCTCCGGTCGGGAAGGACGGATACCATCCGGTCCGAGCGATGATGATCATCGCTGACCAGTGGGGGGATTTCATGCGTACGTACACCAAAGGTCTGCTGGCCCTGGCGTTCAGCTCGGTGCTCACCCTGACGTCCGGGGCCTCGGGCGCCGCAGCCGACAGCAGGGGGCTGGAGATCGCCGTTCCGGCCTATGTGTGGCCCGGGGACCCGATGCTCACGGGGCTTCAGACGGCCTCGCCCGCAGCATCCGTGGTGGTGCTCAACCCGGGGAACGGGGACACCCCGTTCAACGCCGCCTGGCAGGCACAGGCCGACACCCTGCGCGGCGGGACCACCGCCACCGGGGCGAAGACCAAGGTGCTCGGCTACGTCCACACCGACAACGCCGCCCGTCCGCTCGCCGGCGTGAAGGCGTCCGTCGACAACTACCTGAGGACCGTCGACGGCAAGCTGCACGTCGACGGCATCTTCTTCGACGTGGTCAGCCGCGACTGCGGCCCCGGGAACAGCTCCCGCGACTACTACCTGGCGCTGCGTCAGTACGTGCAGAGCACCGTAGACGCCCTCGACCCGGCCGTCCAGGAACTGGTGGTCGACAACCCGGGCACCGCGATCGCCGACTGCTACCTGGAGCCCGGCCACCGTACCGCCGACACCTTCGTGACCTACGAGGGCAACTACGCCAACTACATCGGCGCGGGCTGGCTCGGCGGCAACGTCTTCAACCTCACCGCCGGCTACTACTCGGGCGCCACCTTCGACCCCAGCGGCACCGCGTTCTGGCACCTCGTCTACGGCGTGCCCGGCGCACCCCAGATGCGGACCACGCTCGACACCGCCTTCACCCGCGGCGCGGGCTACGCCTACGCCACCGACGACATCCTCGCCAACCCGTGGGAC
This genomic interval from Kitasatospora gansuensis contains the following:
- a CDS encoding aminoglycoside phosphotransferase family protein — its product is MSAGQMHPDMHPIDDGLVRRLVAGQFPQWAGLAVERWPSGGTVNAMYRLGEELVVRLPLVRGGAGDVSMEQAWLPRLGAQLPTGIPEVLGVGVPAERYPWPWSVYRWLTGEHPEAGALSQPVLLAEDLAAFVAAMRSITLPGAPKAHRGGPLASLDAETRAAIDELRGIPEEDVDCDAVAAVWEEALSAPGWGGPPVWLHADLMPGNLLVDGGRLASVIDFGCAGVGDPACDLFPAWNLLPPDACEVFREALGVDDATWIRGRGRTLSQAVIALPYYRTTNPAMARNARHVIRAVLDEG
- a CDS encoding spherulation-specific family 4 protein, whose protein sequence is MRTYTKGLLALAFSSVLTLTSGASGAAADSRGLEIAVPAYVWPGDPMLTGLQTASPAASVVVLNPGNGDTPFNAAWQAQADTLRGGTTATGAKTKVLGYVHTDNAARPLAGVKASVDNYLRTVDGKLHVDGIFFDVVSRDCGPGNSSRDYYLALRQYVQSTVDALDPAVQELVVDNPGTAIADCYLEPGHRTADTFVTYEGNYANYIGAGWLGGNVFNLTAGYYSGATFDPSGTAFWHLVYGVPGAPQMRTTLDTAFTRGAGYAYATDDILANPWDAAPSWGFAAQTSYAATIG
- a CDS encoding MarR family transcriptional regulator encodes the protein MEGKPRPAASPAQALAAMDQLIALSLVSQQDIAQRLGLGVTDLTCLGHILGAGEQPITAGELAERADLTTGAVTGVLNRLERAGYARRAADPADRRRVRIVADESAAARLYAVYEPFYLRMNELFADYTPDEVAVLADWFTRATALMGTRLDEIRAANEAN